The following are from one region of the Actinoplanes sp. L3-i22 genome:
- the lanKC gene encoding class III lanthionine synthetase LanKC produces the protein MEQHLEWIHCLADDEFYDAPDRMRDHDSRFDAANRDAPDGWLRGEADLWVGLEPAAGRGPRQGWKMHVSVTLDDAPGCLDLVWEYCVANELAFKFLRSLDAMVVLNAKYAGRGSSGKLVTFYPRDEQQFEKAITDLSVLLDGMPGPYVLGDLRIGAGPLYVRYGAFTQMWCPGEDDEPVLAIENADGELVPDRRGPVFQVPPWVELPQILKPHLEARHAGGPIDFPYRVEEALHFSNAGGVYLARDAAGEKVVLREARPYAGLDRNHEDAVARLRREHRTLTRLAGLGCVPAVHDYRIVQGHHFLVEEYIEGPTLLRAVQTRGPALFPDTPAETNAAELAEYRRWVLDVLDRVEAALDDIHARGIRFGDLHPSNVLLGPGGRVVLIDFEFAAELDDDRPPGLGAPGFAAPAGLTGAAIDDFALDSLRVFPFMMLTPLLDRTRAKAGTLVEEATGTMGMPARFGAALLRTYEVPEGLDEAARWFAGADPSWPRIRDSIVAGIHAAATPERDDRLFPGSPAQLGTGGFDLSYGSAGVLFALHRVGAPIPAEYLRWTARAVERAQPRPAQGLFNGPHGAAAVFAALGRRDEALAALEVARRFDRLPTSDTLAAGRAGRALNLLGLARLTGDDAVRAEGLRTAVEIGRRVEAGTAALPGHGLLRGPSGAALLFIRAYEQTGEDRYLDWARRALEQDLDVGQTRDDGSFQLAVGSKHLPYLDGGSGGVALVLHEYQRHRDDTDVWHLLTGIRLACKAPTVYQSGLFTGRAGFIAVLARLGHDEDRAAIGQHVRRLGWHALLRGGDLVFPGDQLLRLSLDLATGSAGVLLALRAAFDGATGVLPYLDHRV, from the coding sequence ATGGAGCAGCATCTCGAGTGGATCCACTGCCTCGCCGACGACGAGTTCTACGACGCGCCGGACCGCATGCGCGACCACGACAGCCGCTTCGACGCGGCGAACCGCGACGCGCCGGACGGCTGGCTGCGCGGCGAGGCCGACCTGTGGGTCGGGCTGGAACCCGCGGCCGGCCGCGGGCCGCGGCAGGGCTGGAAGATGCACGTCTCGGTCACCCTGGACGACGCGCCCGGCTGCCTCGACCTGGTCTGGGAGTACTGCGTGGCCAACGAGCTGGCCTTCAAGTTCCTGCGCAGCCTGGACGCCATGGTGGTGCTCAACGCCAAGTACGCGGGGCGTGGCTCGAGCGGGAAGCTGGTCACCTTCTACCCGCGTGACGAGCAGCAGTTCGAGAAGGCGATCACCGACCTGTCCGTGCTGCTCGACGGCATGCCCGGCCCGTACGTGCTGGGCGACCTGCGGATCGGCGCGGGCCCGCTGTACGTCCGCTACGGCGCCTTCACCCAGATGTGGTGCCCGGGTGAGGACGACGAGCCGGTGCTCGCGATCGAGAACGCCGACGGCGAGCTGGTGCCCGACCGCCGCGGGCCGGTCTTCCAGGTGCCGCCGTGGGTCGAGCTTCCGCAGATCCTGAAGCCGCATCTGGAGGCCCGGCACGCCGGCGGCCCGATCGACTTCCCGTACCGGGTGGAGGAGGCCCTGCACTTCTCCAACGCGGGCGGCGTCTACCTGGCCCGCGACGCGGCCGGCGAGAAGGTGGTGTTGCGCGAGGCACGCCCGTACGCCGGCCTGGATCGTAATCACGAGGACGCGGTCGCCCGGCTGCGCCGCGAGCACCGGACGCTGACCCGGCTGGCCGGGCTCGGCTGTGTCCCGGCCGTCCACGACTACCGGATCGTGCAGGGCCACCACTTCCTGGTGGAGGAGTACATCGAGGGGCCGACGCTGCTGCGCGCGGTGCAGACCCGGGGCCCGGCCCTGTTCCCGGACACGCCGGCCGAGACGAACGCGGCCGAGCTGGCGGAGTACCGGCGCTGGGTGCTCGACGTGCTCGACCGGGTCGAGGCGGCGCTGGACGACATCCACGCGCGCGGGATCCGCTTCGGTGACCTGCATCCGTCCAATGTGCTGCTGGGCCCCGGCGGCCGGGTGGTGCTGATCGACTTCGAGTTCGCCGCCGAGCTCGACGACGACCGGCCGCCCGGGCTGGGCGCGCCCGGCTTCGCCGCCCCGGCCGGGCTGACCGGCGCGGCGATCGACGACTTCGCCCTGGACAGCCTGCGGGTGTTCCCGTTCATGATGCTGACCCCGCTCCTCGACCGGACCCGGGCCAAGGCCGGGACCCTGGTCGAGGAGGCGACCGGCACGATGGGGATGCCCGCGCGGTTCGGCGCGGCGCTGCTCCGCACGTACGAGGTGCCGGAGGGGCTGGACGAGGCGGCGCGCTGGTTCGCCGGCGCCGACCCGTCGTGGCCGCGCATCCGGGACTCGATCGTCGCCGGCATCCACGCCGCCGCCACGCCGGAGCGCGACGACCGGTTGTTCCCGGGCAGCCCGGCACAGTTGGGCACCGGCGGCTTCGACCTGTCGTACGGCTCGGCCGGCGTCCTGTTCGCCCTGCACCGGGTGGGCGCGCCGATCCCGGCGGAGTACCTCCGGTGGACCGCCCGCGCGGTCGAACGGGCGCAGCCCCGGCCGGCCCAGGGCCTGTTCAACGGCCCGCACGGCGCGGCCGCGGTGTTCGCGGCGCTCGGCCGGCGCGACGAGGCGCTCGCCGCGCTGGAGGTGGCCCGCCGGTTCGACCGGCTGCCCACCTCGGACACGCTCGCCGCCGGCCGGGCCGGGCGGGCGCTGAACCTGCTCGGCCTGGCGCGGCTCACCGGCGACGACGCGGTGCGCGCGGAGGGCCTGCGGACGGCCGTGGAGATCGGGCGGCGGGTCGAGGCGGGCACCGCCGCGCTGCCGGGTCACGGGCTGCTGCGCGGGCCGTCCGGGGCGGCGCTGCTGTTCATCCGGGCCTACGAGCAGACCGGGGAGGACCGCTACCTGGACTGGGCCCGGCGGGCGCTCGAGCAGGACCTCGACGTCGGCCAGACCCGCGACGACGGGTCGTTCCAGCTCGCGGTCGGCAGCAAGCATCTGCCGTACCTGGACGGCGGCAGCGGCGGGGTCGCGCTCGTGCTGCACGAGTACCAGCGCCACCGCGACGACACCGACGTGTGGCACCTGCTCACCGGGATCCGGCTGGCCTGCAAGGCGCCGACGGTCTACCAGAGCGGGCTGTTCACCGGGCGGGCCGGGTTCATCGCCGTGCTGGCCCGGCTGGGCCACGACGAGGACCGGGCCGCCATCGGGCAGCACGTCCGGCGGCTCGGCTGGCACGCGCTGCTGCGCGGCGGGGACCTGGTGTTCCCCGGGGACCAGCTGTTGCGGCTCTCGCTGGACCTGGCGACCGGGTCGGCGGGGGTCCTGCTCGCGCTGCGCGCGGCGTTCGACGGCGCCACCGGTGTCCTGCCGTATCTCGACCACCGGGTGTGA
- a CDS encoding DUF1963 domain-containing protein, protein MDFHEQFRQTATESGVPAAESARFAGLLRFRIRAGGTPGGARAGRFGGLPHLPAGTPWPSGLAYLASADCAALPRIAGLALPETGSLLFFLAAAAAVEACSIESEQSLAKVVHVPAGAATTAVAAPDDLPPPLPERDLFARVEADLPDWPDRPAAWWTDDQKQLMADLPHYAELCALVERTWPGRVPWIGDDLVLGGYSVSAQDSPEEQLAARDPAADEARMMREWVPLAQFAVPRQDYIHGRFLIRHDDLAAARFDQALSFCEFTE, encoded by the coding sequence ATGGACTTTCATGAGCAGTTTCGGCAGACCGCGACCGAGTCGGGTGTGCCGGCCGCCGAGTCGGCCCGGTTCGCGGGCCTCCTCCGGTTCCGGATCCGCGCCGGCGGCACTCCGGGCGGTGCCCGGGCCGGCCGGTTCGGCGGGTTGCCGCACCTGCCGGCCGGGACCCCGTGGCCGTCCGGGCTGGCCTATCTGGCGTCCGCCGACTGCGCGGCGCTACCGAGGATCGCCGGCCTCGCGCTTCCGGAGACCGGCTCGCTGCTGTTCTTCCTGGCCGCCGCGGCGGCGGTCGAGGCCTGCTCGATCGAGTCCGAGCAGTCGCTAGCGAAGGTCGTCCACGTGCCCGCCGGCGCCGCGACCACGGCGGTCGCCGCGCCGGACGACCTGCCCCCGCCCCTTCCCGAGCGCGACCTGTTCGCCCGGGTCGAGGCGGACCTGCCGGACTGGCCGGACCGGCCCGCGGCCTGGTGGACCGACGACCAGAAGCAGCTGATGGCGGACCTGCCGCACTACGCCGAGCTGTGCGCGCTCGTCGAGCGGACCTGGCCCGGCCGGGTGCCGTGGATCGGCGACGACCTGGTCCTCGGCGGGTACTCGGTCTCGGCGCAGGACAGCCCCGAGGAGCAGCTGGCGGCCCGGGACCCCGCCGCCGACGAGGCCCGGATGATGCGCGAGTGGGTGCCGCTCGCCCAGTTCGCCGTGCCGCGCCAGGACTACATTCACGGGCGTTTCCTGATCCGCCACGACGACCTCGCCGCCGCACGGTTCGACCAGGCGCTGTCCTTCTGCGAGTTCACCGAATAG